Part of the Vicia villosa cultivar HV-30 ecotype Madison, WI unplaced genomic scaffold, Vvil1.0 ctg.003014F_1_1, whole genome shotgun sequence genome, GTGTGATATAGCAATCTATCTTTGGCACCTGTTCTATGAATGTTAGCATGTTGGCAAAAATACCTCAAATGGTCAAGATTGCAACACCCTATCATCTCACCCAAAAACAAAAACAGCCAATCGATCTCTTCTGCCTTTCCAATCAACGGCTTCATTGTGCTTTTTTCCCCGCACCTCCCGCAGTTTGGAAACACCGGTTTCATCCAGACATCAGGTGCACGATAATTCATATTTTCCTCCATGAAGAAACTTGCCACTTTCTCAAACTTTTCAAGCAAATCAAAACGAAAGTCAGTCTGTTGAAACTTACAAGACTTGCATTCCAGAGTACCTGGAATAGTCTTTATATTCAAATCATACAACAAGTGATCTAGAGTGTGAACTGTGGCGGGCTTTGAAGTTGCCCATGGGAATGGTGGTTGAATACTTGAAGGACTTCCCTGCTCCTCGCTATTGCTACTAATGATAGCATTAGGAGGAGAAATTGAAGGTGTTGATGGTGATCTGTATTCAACCGGTAATGGCTGAGGTGGTGGTGGTAGTGATGGTGAATAATATGGAAGTGAAAGTGTAAGCCATGATGATGTACTCaccatatcttcttcttcttcatatgaAACTGAAGCAGCAGGAACAATAGCACGTGGAGGAGAAAGAGAAGGAGTTAACAGCTGAGGTTGTGGTGACGGTGAATAATATGGAAGTGCAAGTGTAAGCCATGAAGGTGAAATCACCATATCTTGTTCATCTTCATATGAAAGTGGTGCCGCAGCAGGAGGAGGAACACCAGGGTGCAAGATGTCCGAAAAGAATGTTGGTGGGTTAAAAGGGTGGGTTGGAGGTGTGTATTCAAATGGTATAGGTGTAAGGGgtgatgaaggtgatgaagatggtTGTTGTGAGAGTGAGTCATCCATAACAGCAtcgttatcatcatcatcatggttCATCATCTTTCTCGTTCAGGCAGCGACGGCAAGGAGCAGAAAGAAAAAAGGGGGTTGTACTTGTGGTTGAATGAATGAAACTAGGGCTTCATTTAAATAAACTAGGGCTTGGTCTTAACATATTGGTTAGTTATAGAAAATTATGCTTCCATTTTTAAATCTACTCTCTAATCTATATTGACTAGGTCctatttatttgaaaatttagtttttttaggtATAATAAAAAGAATATTCTCTACACTTTAGCAAAAATCaatttgaaatttaatttaatagTATTGTGTTTTGTAGAGAATTTTTgttatgatattttatttttaaaataacatttaattGATATTATGTAATTATAGAATAAACATTGATTTAAAGAGACTGTTCTCACTTgaacaaaaaaagaaagagaagtgTTGTCCTTTTAGACGT contains:
- the LOC131640236 gene encoding uncharacterized protein LOC131640236, translated to MMNHDDDDNDAVMDDSLSQQPSSSPSSPLTPIPFEYTPPTHPFNPPTFFSDILHPGVPPPAAAPLSYEDEQDMVISPSWLTLALPYYSPSPQPQLLTPSLSPPRAIVPAASVSYEEEEDMVSTSSWLTLSLPYYSPSLPPPPQPLPVEYRSPSTPSISPPNAIISSNSEEQGSPSSIQPPFPWATSKPATVHTLDHLLYDLNIKTIPGTLECKSCKFQQTDFRFDLLEKFEKVASFFMEENMNYRAPDVWMKPVFPNCGRCGEKSTMKPLIGKAEEIDWLFLFLGEMIGCCNLDHLRYFCQHANIHRTGAKDRLLYHTYLGLCKQLHPQ